The genome window CGACTAGGAGAAACTATCAAACTCTTTAAGAAACCAGTGGTCAAGCAATGGTTTCACAAGGGATTATTGTGGCGTGCTTCAGAAAACACCGAGATCATGGCCATTGAGCTGTTCTTTGATCTTCTTTATGGTAAGAAACCCAACTCTGTTGCGATAACAAATTCTCACCACTCGAAAAGTCGGTATCATCCATGTCAACGGCGAGCATGTCTGGGCTGAGCCGACCGGCAAAGAGCTGCTTCGCTTCGCAATCACGTTCATCATGTCATGGAAGATTTGGTCCGATATCACTCTGATCTTGAGTTGGTTTGAGACGGACGATGTCTTTACACGGCTTGAGATTCTGTTCGAGATTGCTTGTCTTCTGGGGTACGTCGGCAATAGACAACAGGAATCATCCATCTGACTTCTTAGGTTCTCGACCAACATGACATATGCATTTTATCCTGGCGAGCACAATACCTACACTATGCTGGTATCATTCTATGTCGCTGCCCGTTTCAGAGGTGTCTTCCACTTCTTGTACACTGGGTACCTGCTGCCAATGGTGCGAGGTGTTATGTTCTGTCAAGCTCTCAACATAATTGTGCCTGCAGCCCTATGGATTGCTAGTATTCATGTTGAGATGCCTTCTCGTCTGGGACTCATCTGGGTTGCCATCATCTTGGATATGTGCGGCCAGAGCATCCTCACTGGAATTTACCAATACGGCCGAAAGGCTGCTCATGACAAAAGGATTGTAAAGTATCTCTCGGGGAtcttcgagttctttccaGCCGTCAATATTGAGCATCGTGTTGAACGAACCAATGCCTTTGTCTCACTGGTGTTTGGATACTCCGTCATGGGACCAATGTTTCAGAGTCATGGAGGATATACCGTTGATGTATTCTTGGGAAAGGCTGTTCTGGGTCTTTGCCAGGCGTTTGTGTTTAACTGGATCTATTTTGATGTCGATggcagcaacatcaacatccatgCTATTCGACGCTCCGTGATATCCTGTAAGTTATACAGGCTATGGTAATGACCCCTTGCTAACCTACAAAGCGTCCGTATGGCACTACGCTCATCTCCCGTTCATCATGGGCTACATTCTCGCATCTGCCGGACTATCTAAGCTCGTCTGGGTCGCAGATACTCCGGATGCCAACCCTGAGCATCTTACGGAACACTATATCGAGCGTTCGGATCCTGAGATGGCTGACGGTATCCGGTACTTTTACTCCCAAGGCCTTGCTGTAGCCTTGTTCTTTATGGGAGTCATTTCAGTCACTCATGATCATCGCCATCCAGCAACTAGACGCCTGTCCAAGAAGACACGGTTGGCCAATAGACTTCTCGTCTGCCTcatcttgtttctcttgcCATTGGCTAAGAGCCTAAACTCGCTAAACCTGATATCCATCACTTTGGCTCTCTCTGTGTGGGTGTTGCTGCTGGAGTTGTTTGGCAAATCATGCCGCAACGACCCGTTCATTGGTGAGAAGCAGGGGTGCTCGGTGAGGTACAGGTGTAAGTGCAGTAAGAAGGATCTCGAGAATGCCAACTTGAATGAGAAGGAACAAATTCCATCGACTGAGGTGCTTGAGCTGGGACCCAGAGAGAAAACTGCGGTTCCTGATGTGCAAGAATAAGAACACCAATGGGTTATATGGGATATATTTTGGTGGTTAGCATTTATCCGGCCACAATTAACGAAAGTGTCTCTTGAAAAGCAGAAGGTCGGTTTCTATAACTAACATATACGAACAGTCTATCACTAGTATCAATCTCATCCGAGGACCATATTCGTCCCAACAGTCTAGGATCCACCAGAAGCACCTCCCATGATGGCCATAGTCTGATGCATTCTTCGTCTATCcacttctttcttcatcatggacaCACAACTCACCACAGCTAGAATTTCCATCTCAATTGCCTCGTTTTTCCGATCCAACCACTCACGCAAATCAAGCATAAGCCGTCCACCATTTCCAGCAGAGCTCCTCCTAGAACCTTGAGTACGGAGTCCATCGCTACGCACGAATTGCCCAACCTTGCgtcttctctcttcctgCTTTCCTCCTGCCACGGCCACTTTCATGACTTGGTCTAGAATGAGTAGACAATCGATTTCCTCGCCAACAGAGGCTTTTGCACTTCGACGTTCGGCGCGGGAACTATATCGCCATTCGAAAGTGCCGAGATGAGTGCGCATGATGGTGCTGCGAGTTAGAACACCTTTGCAGCTGATCTCGATCTCCTCTGCCTGGCCGTTCTGCGATCCATCCCCAACA of Fusarium oxysporum Fo47 chromosome I, complete sequence contains these proteins:
- a CDS encoding bacterial low temperature requirement A protein-domain-containing protein; amino-acid sequence: MSYIASARRRRPQEFFLPNGKKIIASLPEDLESLREEHGKRNDVQVEVVIHGSPEHCDYLRETRDHHENRRAHFRQRHGPAFDEWEDMQSQLDIVNGHLERLSTNTSALSANFDKFGYGAELRTYDDDDPSPAADPSNMSTSDTLSVGSGGGQPRLGETIKLFKKPVVKQWFHKGLLWRASENTEIMAIELFFDLLYVGIIHVNGEHVWAEPTGKELLRFAITFIMSWKIWSDITLILSWFETDDVFTRLEILFEIACLLGFSTNMTYAFYPGEHNTYTMLVSFYVAARFRGVFHFLYTGYLLPMVRGVMFCQALNIIVPAALWIASIHVEMPSRLGLIWVAIILDMCGQSILTGIYQYGRKAAHDKRIVKYLSGIFEFFPAVNIEHRVERTNAFVSLVFGYSVMGPMFQSHGGYTVDVFLGKAVLGLCQAFVFNWIYFDVDGSNINIHAIRRSVISSSVWHYAHLPFIMGYILASAGLSKLVWVADTPDANPEHLTEHYIERSDPEMADGIRYFYSQGLAVALFFMGVISVTHDHRHPATRRLSKKTRLANRLLVCLILFLLPLAKSLNSLNLISITLALSVWVLLLELFGKSCRNDPFIGEKQGCSVRYRCKCSKKDLENANLNEKEQIPSTEVLELGPREKTAVPDVQE